One Papaver somniferum cultivar HN1 chromosome 10, ASM357369v1, whole genome shotgun sequence genomic window carries:
- the LOC113319204 gene encoding LOW QUALITY PROTEIN: folate-biopterin transporter 1, chloroplastic (The sequence of the model RefSeq protein was modified relative to this genomic sequence to represent the inferred CDS: substituted 1 base at 1 genomic stop codon), whose protein sequence is MVYFVQGVLGLSRLAVSFYLKDDLHLDPAETAVVTGVSALPWLIKPLYGFISVSVPLFGYRRRSYLVLSGMLGALSWSLMASLVDDKYGAAFCILLGSLSVAFSDVVVDSMVVERARGESQSTSGSLQSLCWGSSAFGGIVSAYFSGSLVDAYGVRFVFGITALLPLITSAVAVLVKEKPTSRSTGGHNLSLVGAGFFESSKQNIIQLLGAIRQPNIFLPSLFIFLWQATPHSESAMFYFTTNKLGFTPEFLGRVKLVTSVASLLGVGLYNGFLKNVPLRNIFLVTTIIGSALGMTQVILVTGLNRQFGISDEWFAVGDSLIITVLGQASFMPVLVLAARLCPAGMEATLFATLMSISNGGSVIGGLLGAGLTXLLGVTRDSFNNLTFLIVICNLSSLLPLPLLGLLPKDIPDTKPDENGDVEMKSN, encoded by the exons ATGGTATATTTTGTACAGGGTGTTTTAGGCCTTTCTAGACTTGCAGTGAGCTTTTACTTAAAAGATGACCTCCACCTAGATCCGGCAGAG ACAGCAGTGGTAACTGGTGTATCTGCATTGCCGTGGCTTATCAAACCTCTGTATGGATTCATTAG TGTTTCCGTCCCACTCTTTGGTTACCGAAGAAGGTCATACCTTGTTCTATCTGGGATGCTCGGAGCACTATCATGGTCTTTGATGGCTTCCCTCGTTGATGACAAGTATGGCGCTGCTTTCTGCATTCTTCTTGGATCTCTATCTGTTGCCTTTTCTGATGTG GTTGTAGATTCCATGGTTGTTGAACGGGCTCGTGGTGAATCACAAAGCACATCTGGCTCTCTTCAGTCTTTATGTTGGGGATCCTCAGCTTTCGGTGGGATAGTTAGTGCTTATTTTAGCGGCTCCCTGGTTGATGCTTATGGTGTTAG GTTTGTTTTCGGCATCACGGCATTGCTTCCACTGATAACGTCTGCTGTTGCTGTTCTTGTTAAAGAAAAACCCACGTCCAGGTCTACGGGAGGACATAATCTTTCTTTAGTGGGTGCAGGATTTTTTGAGAGCTCAAAGCAGAATATTATTCAGTTATTGGGTGCCATCCGGCAGCCAAATATATTTTTGCCCTCCTTATTCATTTTCCTCTGGCAAGCTACACCTCATTCAGAGTCTGCTATGTTTTACTTTAC tACGAACAAACTTGGCTTCACCCCGGAATTTCTTGGTCGTGTCAAGCTTGTCACTTCGGTTGCATCATTATTAGGTGTAGGACTGTACAATGGATTTTTGAAGAATGTTCCACTGCGAAATATTTTTCTTGTGACCACCATTATAGGTTCAGCACTAGGGATGACACAG GTTATACTTGTTACTGGATTAAATCGACAATTTGGCATAAGTGACGAGTGGTTTGCAGTCGGGGATTCTTTAATTATTACAGTTCTTGGTCAG GCATCATTCATGCCTGTTTTAGTGTTGGCTGCAAGATTATGTCCCGCTGGTATGGAAGCAACACTATTTGCAACTCTCATGTCCATCTCAAATGGAGGGAGTGTCATAGGGGGGCTGTTAGGAGCTGGCCTGACATAGCTTCTGGGTGTCACAAGAGACAGCTTTAATAACTTGACATTCTTGATAGTTATCTGCAATCTCAGCTCGTTGTTGCCATTGCCTCTCCTTGGTCTTCTTCCCAAAGACATTCCAGATACCAAGCCTGACGAGAATGGAGATGTCGAGATGAAGTCAAATTGA